Genomic window (Candidatus Acidiferrales bacterium):
GCTACACCAGGATATACGTGCGGGATAATTTTCGAGAGAAATACTAGAGTCGGCGTGGTTGTACTCACGAACGTTTCGGCATATCTTGCCGCAAAAGCCAACTACACTGAAGGATTATGCCGTGCACTTTACGATCCACTACCGTTTGCCTCCGAGAAAAAGCAGTGAGTATGAGTTTATCAAATTTGTTGATGTCGTCACTACAATGGAACGGCACACTGCGCCTAACATGCCGCGTCACGACGTTCGATTATTATGTACCCTCCGCCCCTGATGCACCTCTATACTTTGTTCCAGAGGCAGCCGCGGGAAAACAGTTTTTATTTCTCCTCCGCTAATCATAATTTAAGCTTTGCAATAAAGAAACAAACGACATGGGGCCTTTAGCCTGCGAGTAATGTGTGGTTCCATGTGGTTATCTGCCACGTATGACCAGAATTTATTATATTATAGAAAAAGGAACCTGAAATGACCGTAAAGACGTTCTCCGCTGTCCTTCATCGTGAAGAAGATATGTATGTGGCTGAATGTCCTGAAGTTGGAACCGTTAGTCAGGGATCGACTGTAGAGGAAGCTGTCTCTAATCTTAAGGAAGCAACGGAGTTATACCTGGAGGAATTCCCTCTGAAAGAGATTGAGAAGCCGCTTCTGACGACTTTTGAAGCAGCAGTCAATGCCTGACCCGCACGGTATTTCTGGACGGGAGGCGATAAAGGCGCTCGAGCGGCTTGGATTTATTCAAATTCGGCAGAGAGGCAGCCATGTCATCCTGAAGAAGTCGTCTCCTGCAGGGGATGTTGGTTGTGTCGTACCATTGCACAAAGAACTGAAGGTGGGGACGCTACATGGAATACTCAAACTCGCAAAAGTAGAAGTGGAAGAGTTTATAAAGAATCTTTAGCTGAAAAAATCATGGAGTGGATCCTCTTTTTCCCCCTACCTCTATCTCACCCTCACAATTTCTTCCGGCGCGGGGAAAACAGTTTTTATTTCTTCTACGCTAATCATAATTTAAGCTTTGCAGTAAAGAAACTAGCGGCAAGGCGCATTTGAAGTAGCTATAGGAACATTGGTTTGCGCGCCATTATGAAATACATATTCGTTGCAGTTCTAGTTGAGGTAGTGGTTCAGTCGATGAGCGGTCAAGAGCTAAAGGACCACCGTAGCCGTCATCAAGTTTACTTTGAAGATTCCACACACGTGTTCTGGACTTCCTGGCCAACTCCATTCTCTCCACCTACTGTAACGCGCACAACGAAAGGCCTCATGTGCGGTTACCTTACGTTCTATTGTGATTTGACAGATAGTGTACAAGTTGAGATCGTTGACGGAGACACCGCTGATATAGTAAACGAAGCGACCGTGACACCAGACTCTGGACACGATTTCAGTGTATGTTATTGGGTTGCGGGCACAAGTTTCCCACAAGACCAATTGCCGTCGAACTGTTTCAAACGTAAGGATAAATACGCGCTCAGCGTGTTGCTCATCGTAAATGGACGAAAGAAGTGTTTGACTGTAGGAGTCGGCAATCTCCTGCAAGGATGGTACTGCTGGATTGATGAAGGACATAGGAAGAGGTGAACGGCGCCTTCATTCGCTCCTGCGCACAACAACGCCAACCGCGACGTTCGATTATTATGTACCCTCTGCCCCTGACCCGGCTTCATAGTTTGTTCCAGGGCCAGCCGCGGGGAAAACAGTTTTTATTTCTCCTCCGCTAATCATAATTTTAACCGTGCTTTGCAATAAAAATCTAATAGTACGTATAAAATGCTGCCGGTGGCGGAAAAAAGAAATTCATTCTTATGGCAGTTAGCCGCAACTAGCGGCAAGACGTGCACTTCGACAGGCAATGAATTATCAACTTCATTAAGATAAGGAACGACAATGTGGAGTTCATTTATCAAAACAAGAGTTAATCCTTCCTATTTTTATCTCTTGTTAGGTTTCGCATTCCTTTTCTTTTCCAACGGAAGATGGATTTTACCGGCGGCGGCATTTGCTTCTCCGATATTCTTAATAAGGTTTCTCCGGTTCCAAAAACCCTTCAAAGGATTTGTATTCCTGATAATTGCCGGATGGGTCTCGAACATCTTCATCTGGAAAGGAATGATGCCGGCTTCAGGCTTCTTCTATTATTTTCTGATGCTGATGATGAGCGTCTTTACTTCACTCACCTTTGTCATCGACCGGATATTTTCCCGGCGATTGAAAGGAATTGTTTCGACTTTCGTATTCCCTTCCATCTACGTAACCATGGAATACATTGTTGTCTCGACAAATCCATCGGGTTCGTACGGAACGCTGGCACATACGCAATCGTCGTTGCCACTGTTACAACTCGTTTCTCTTACCGGCATTTGGGGAGTGACATTTGTCATTACATGGACAGCATCTGTAGTTAATTGGCTTTGGGATCATGCATTTGCGAAAAAGATACTTCGCCAGGCTTTTTGGGCTTACGCATTGCCGGTTCTGGTCGTCATCATTTTCGGTCAAATTCGATTATCCATACCGGTTGAATCCAAGACCATACGAGTCGCTTCGATCAACATTCGCAAGACATACTGGGAAAATCGTTTTAAGGCGAACAATGATTCGATCACACAAGAAATCAACAATGACTTCTTAGGCAATTGCGATATCGCCGCTTCTTCACAAGCACGGATTGTTTTTGGAACAGAGGAACTTATAAACCTGCCGTTCGACAGGGAGACTGCATTCGTAGAAAGAGCGAAGGCGATAGCTCAGAAAGACAGCATCTACTTAGGGCTGCCGATGTGTATTTTCCCGAACGGCTATCCGCGGGTTCCCTCTATAAATAAAATCACATGGATTTCACCCGGTGGGCAGCTACTCTTCACTTATTGCAAGGCCAAACCAACTCCAGGTGAAGGATCGTACGGTGACGGTGTGATACGATATTTCGATTCGCCGTACGGGCGTATTGGTTCTGCAATTTGTTTCGATATGGATTTCCCCGCACTTATTCGCCAGGTTCACACCATGAACATCGATATGATGCTGGTCCCCGGAAACGATTGGAAAGAAATTGCTCCATACCACACATACGTCGCATCAATCAGAGCGCTCGAGCAGGGATTCAATTTGGTCAGGGCAGTATCCCAGGGATTCTCCGCTTCATTCAATTATAAAGGACAGGTGATATCGTCGCAAGATTTTTATAGAACCAACGATTTAATTCTTTACTCCGACGTACCTATGAAAGGGGGACCTACCGTGTATTCTGTGGTAGGAGATTTATTCGCCTGGCTTTGCATCATCGGATTTCTGATAATTATCGTATCGTCTTTGTTCCAGCGTAAAGCGGATATGACCTCAACTAAGGAATAGCGGTGATGTTGCGAAAACATTGTGTTGCGGTTAACACGCGCAAAAAAGATGCTCGATTATTTTATACCATGGTGTTCATTTTGTGACACGAGCGAGGTACGCTGGAGGCCGTGCTAAAGGTGGATTATTATATAAATGTGACAACCTGAAAAGCTAAAAACATGAACGAGAAATTCACTAATTTTACACCGTACATAATTTTGATTCTTGGGGTATCCATCTATTGGTTAACAGCATTTCCAACTATAACATGGTGGGAGTCAAGCGAATATTCCGCAGCGGCAGTTTGCCTTGGAATAACCGGAGCGCCGGGATCAATAATATTGACAGCTCTTGGATGGTTGGCGGTAAAGATTATCCCGTTAAATCCAGCCCTCGATTTGAATCTATTCGCTGGTCTTATTGGTGCTTTAACAGTATACGCTTCATTTCTTCTTTGGAGAGAAATACAAAGATGGCACAACGATAACCTGTATGATCTTGGGCCAATAGAAAATTGTGCTTTGATTATTACATCATTGATAATAATGTGTAGTTCAAGTCTTTGGGAATATTCTACAATCTTTGCACCATATATTCTGACGGCACTTTTTACCGTGCTGATTCTATGGGTTCTATTAAAGTGGTGGACAGCGGCTGATTCAGAGATTTCATGGAAGTACATTTTTGCGATTACCCTTTTGTTGGGAGTTGATTTTAGCGTTCATCGCACAAATGCAGTGCTTATACCCGGAATTATTGTGTTGATGTTGGTCAGGAACTATAAACTTATCAAGAGTTTGAAAACTTACTTAGCGGCGTTCTTGGGAGTCATGCTAGGCTTATCGGCACAATTACTATACATTCCCATGTCTTTAAGAGACCCGATGATGAATTTGGGAGAGACAAATGATATTCAGCGTTGGTGGGATTTCATCTCGCTAATACAGTATGGAGGTGGCTTTTTATTGGATATAATTGCACGCAAAGCCCCTTTCTGGTCTTACCAAGTGCCCTATTATTTCAAAATATTCGGCGGGCAATTTTGTTTTCTTGATAAATCAAGCATTGTACTTGGATTCGTCCCGGCAATTTTAGGAATATTAGGTATCGCTTACCTCATAACGCTGAATAAAAAGTTGGGTTGGACGTTGTTAATTTTTTTCGTCCTCACAGTTGCAGTTTCTATAATAAATTTCAACGTTCCCGAGAATTACTTTCGAACGATTGACCGTCATTATCTTCCTACCTTTGTCATTTTCGCAGTCTTTATTTTTGCCGGGGTTTGCTTTTTGTTCGAACTACTTAAGAAAATTAATGGTAAGACCAAAGTTGTCACTACGTCGATTTTAATTCTCGTTCTGGTTTTTACCTTCCTGGTTCAACTGAACAGAAATTTACCGTCTCGAAATAACTCAAATAATAGGATAGCATACAACCATGCAAGAAACATTCTGGAATCCGTTGATAGGGGTGGTATATTATTTAGTAACGGGGATAATAACCTTTTTCCTGAACTATATGTTCAAATTGGCGAAGGATTCAGATCTGATATAACAGGATGCAATTTATCCTTATTAAATTTGGATTGGTATCTTAAACAACAAGAGCGACATGATAAGAATTTTCCATCTGTTGGGAAGAAGCTTGAGACATGTAATGCTTTTCGTCCAAAATGGAAGATCGCTAATTGTGAAATACCATTGGATTCATCCGTACAAAGAGAATATCACACGAGTACGCGATTGGTTAATTTTTCCTTGCCCGCGATCAGAAATGACAGTTCTGTTTGGCCGCAAGACATAGCGTTGTTCGATATTATAAGAGCGAATAGATGGAGACGACCAATTTATTTCATCAAACTAGGACTTGATGCCGAATTAAATGAATGGCTAAGAACCTATCTAGTCGATGAGGGATTGGTCTTCAAACTTGTTCCAGATTCATCTACAAAGACAAATATAGAGGCTGTCGAGGATCACATTCGCAAATACAACCTCGAAGGCTACGATAACAATTCAGTTCATCTTGAAGATGCTTCTTTGGACATAGGCAATTTCTACTATGGAATATTTTTAGATCTGATCAACGACAAATTAAGAAAGCATGAGATCAATAATGCTAAGAAGTATTATAATGAAATGATTGATAAGTTACCTGTAGAAAGACTCCGACCAGATAAGGAAGTACTGAAGGAAATTAATGAAATAAAGGTACAATTGTGCTCTCACTAATATATGTCGTACTTCGATCATTATCGGACAAAAAGCAAGGAAACGTGGATCGGAACGAGATGCTCGATTATCATATACCCTCCGTTCCTGACGCAGCTTCATACCTTGTTCCGGAGGCTGTTGCGGGAAAACAGTTTTTATTTCTCCTCCGCTAATCATAATTTTAAATGTGCTTTGCAGTAAGAAAGCAAACATGTGATACTCTCCATAACATGTTGGAAATGTCGGGTTGCCTTAATGGAATCTCCTATCATGTTTTGCTATCTTTGTTCACAATAAGAATAATCCATGCCCAAATCGAGAACAAAAAAAAGAATCGACCTGACCGACAAGAAATATAATCTTGTTAAGTCGAAGGTTGGAGAACAAAAACCTAAATACAAAGCTCATCCTGTTCTCGGTTTATTTGAAACAGAATCTGATTTGTTAAGCATCAAAGAAGCTGCGGAATGGGCGACCAACCACCTTGGAAAGAAAGTAACACCATCAAATATCTCGTATTTGATTCAATACGGTCGGGTGCGAAAACACGGCGAGAATGGCACCGCGCAAATTTCGATGCAGGAGTTGAAAAATTATTATCAATCCTTCAACGGTCGCAGAGAAATAACATGGAAAGATCAACTCGGAAAAGATTTAAACTGGGCACTCTCATTCGACCAATACACAGAAGCGGAGACGACGAAGCATGTGCACAGGTTGCATCCGTACAAAGGAAAATTCATTCCGCAATTGGTCGAGTACTTTCTGGACGAACATACCGACGCTTTTAAGAAGAAAGCGTACTTTCATAAAGGAGACATTATTCTCGATCCGTTTTGCGGAAGCGGAACAATGCTGGTACAAGCAAATGAACTTGGCATGCACGCCGTCGGCATCGATGTTTCCGCATTTAATGCACTAATCAGCAATTGTAAGATCACGAAATTCGATCTTATCGACGTTCATAAAGAGATTCAACGAATAACCATCGCATTGAAGGAATTTCTTGCCGACTCCCATACCTTAGAGTTTGAAGAAAGACTATTACAGGAGCTATATAAGTTTAACAATGAATTCTTTCCGGTGCCGGAATACAAATACAAAGTTAAACGGGAAGAAATTGACGAAGAATCATACGGAGCGGAAAAAGACAAAGAATTTCTACCGATCTTCCAGAATCTCGTAAAGGAGTACCATATCAAAGTTCGGCAGGACAAGGAAGACACTTTCTTGGATAAATGGTATTCTCCTCATATTCGCAATGAAATCGAGTTTGTCTTTGGTGAAATAAAAAAGATCAAGAACCACGACACCAAGAAAATTGTCAGCATTATCCTAAGCCGAACGATTCGTTCCTGTCGTGCCACCACCCATGCAGATTTGGCGACACTTCTTGAGCCTGTTACAAGCACTTATTATTGTGCAAAGCATGGTAAAATATGCAAGCCGCTCTTCTCTATTTTGAAATGGTGGGAGACATACACCAAAGATACTGCGATGCGTTTGGCGCAATTCAAGAGGCTGCGAACAGAAACATTCCAATATTGTCTAACAGGAGATAGCAAGGCCATTGACATTTTGGGGGAAATTGAAAAACACGATCAGACATTTGCCGCGCTTATCAAGAAAGAAAAGATCAGAGGCATATTTTCCAGTCCACCGTATGTGGGATTAATTGACTATCATGAACAGCACGCTTATGCTTATGATCTGTTTGGTTTCAAACGGCAAGATGAATTAGAAATCGGTCGTATGGCGAACGGGCAGGGTCGGGAAGCAAAGGAGAATTATGCAAAAGGCATCGCTGAAGTTCTGACAAACTGCAAGCAGTTTTTAGCAAAGGATTACGATGTATTTTTGGTGGCAAACGACAAATGGAATCTATATCCTGACATTGCTGAGAATGCGGGGATGCATATAGTGGAACGTTTCAAACGACCAGTTTTAAATCGCACTGAGAGAGACAAGTCTGCATATGCGGAAACAATTTTCCATTTGAAAGGAAAATAGATGGCATTATCAAAAGATGATAAGAATCGAATTGTGGAGGTCATAAAAGTTTGTCTTCGTAGTAAGTTTGAAAATTACAAACCCGAGACTGATAACATGCCGTTTCACTACCGGTTGCTTGGAAAAGATAGGATGGCGTTGTTCTCATTTATTCAATCATTGAATACTACTTTTGGTGCTTCGATATATGAACCAGTTGCCCTCGAATTAGCACGTCCAACTTTTAAGGAAGTTCACTGTCAATATGAATTAGGTAAAACAATTACCTCTGGTGCCCAAAATGAAATTCAAAAAATTATGAACAATCTATCGGTAGGGGGTGATGTGAATAAAAAAGAAGAGACAGAACAAATTAGAAACGCAGCTCAAAAAGGAAAACAAAATAGTTTACGGTCTGTAAAAGTTGACTTGTTCTTGATTTCTAAATCAAACGAAGTTTTTATGTTTGACCTTAAAACGGTTAAACCAAACAAAGGCGATTTTATTTCTTACAAGAGAAATATGTTAGAAT
Coding sequences:
- a CDS encoding DNA methyltransferase, with translation MPKSRTKKRIDLTDKKYNLVKSKVGEQKPKYKAHPVLGLFETESDLLSIKEAAEWATNHLGKKVTPSNISYLIQYGRVRKHGENGTAQISMQELKNYYQSFNGRREITWKDQLGKDLNWALSFDQYTEAETTKHVHRLHPYKGKFIPQLVEYFLDEHTDAFKKKAYFHKGDIILDPFCGSGTMLVQANELGMHAVGIDVSAFNALISNCKITKFDLIDVHKEIQRITIALKEFLADSHTLEFEERLLQELYKFNNEFFPVPEYKYKVKREEIDEESYGAEKDKEFLPIFQNLVKEYHIKVRQDKEDTFLDKWYSPHIRNEIEFVFGEIKKIKNHDTKKIVSIILSRTIRSCRATTHADLATLLEPVTSTYYCAKHGKICKPLFSILKWWETYTKDTAMRLAQFKRLRTETFQYCLTGDSKAIDILGEIEKHDQTFAALIKKEKIRGIFSSPPYVGLIDYHEQHAYAYDLFGFKRQDELEIGRMANGQGREAKENYAKGIAEVLTNCKQFLAKDYDVFLVANDKWNLYPDIAENAGMHIVERFKRPVLNRTERDKSAYAETIFHLKGK
- a CDS encoding type II toxin-antitoxin system HicB family antitoxin, which gives rise to MTVKTFSAVLHREEDMYVAECPEVGTVSQGSTVEEAVSNLKEATELYLEEFPLKEIEKPLLTTFEAAVNA
- a CDS encoding type II toxin-antitoxin system HicA family toxin; the encoded protein is MPDPHGISGREAIKALERLGFIQIRQRGSHVILKKSSPAGDVGCVVPLHKELKVGTLHGILKLAKVEVEEFIKNL
- a CDS encoding nitrilase-related carbon-nitrogen hydrolase produces the protein MWSSFIKTRVNPSYFYLLLGFAFLFFSNGRWILPAAAFASPIFLIRFLRFQKPFKGFVFLIIAGWVSNIFIWKGMMPASGFFYYFLMLMMSVFTSLTFVIDRIFSRRLKGIVSTFVFPSIYVTMEYIVVSTNPSGSYGTLAHTQSSLPLLQLVSLTGIWGVTFVITWTASVVNWLWDHAFAKKILRQAFWAYALPVLVVIIFGQIRLSIPVESKTIRVASINIRKTYWENRFKANNDSITQEINNDFLGNCDIAASSQARIVFGTEELINLPFDRETAFVERAKAIAQKDSIYLGLPMCIFPNGYPRVPSINKITWISPGGQLLFTYCKAKPTPGEGSYGDGVIRYFDSPYGRIGSAICFDMDFPALIRQVHTMNIDMMLVPGNDWKEIAPYHTYVASIRALEQGFNLVRAVSQGFSASFNYKGQVISSQDFYRTNDLILYSDVPMKGGPTVYSVVGDLFAWLCIIGFLIIIVSSLFQRKADMTSTKE
- a CDS encoding TdeIII family type II restriction endonuclease, with amino-acid sequence MALSKDDKNRIVEVIKVCLRSKFENYKPETDNMPFHYRLLGKDRMALFSFIQSLNTTFGASIYEPVALELARPTFKEVHCQYELGKTITSGAQNEIQKIMNNLSVGGDVNKKEETEQIRNAAQKGKQNSLRSVKVDLFLISKSNEVFMFDLKTVKPNKGDFISYKRNMLEWLAIYFFKNPQAKVNTLISIPYNPYEPEPYKRWTMKGMLDLKNEVKVADEFWDFLAGKGTYNELLDCFETAGIELRPEIDNYFSKFNNSFGKRGS
- a CDS encoding DUF2723 domain-containing protein, with product MNEKFTNFTPYIILILGVSIYWLTAFPTITWWESSEYSAAAVCLGITGAPGSIILTALGWLAVKIIPLNPALDLNLFAGLIGALTVYASFLLWREIQRWHNDNLYDLGPIENCALIITSLIIMCSSSLWEYSTIFAPYILTALFTVLILWVLLKWWTAADSEISWKYIFAITLLLGVDFSVHRTNAVLIPGIIVLMLVRNYKLIKSLKTYLAAFLGVMLGLSAQLLYIPMSLRDPMMNLGETNDIQRWWDFISLIQYGGGFLLDIIARKAPFWSYQVPYYFKIFGGQFCFLDKSSIVLGFVPAILGILGIAYLITLNKKLGWTLLIFFVLTVAVSIINFNVPENYFRTIDRHYLPTFVIFAVFIFAGVCFLFELLKKINGKTKVVTTSILILVLVFTFLVQLNRNLPSRNNSNNRIAYNHARNILESVDRGGILFSNGDNNLFPELYVQIGEGFRSDITGCNLSLLNLDWYLKQQERHDKNFPSVGKKLETCNAFRPKWKIANCEIPLDSSVQREYHTSTRLVNFSLPAIRNDSSVWPQDIALFDIIRANRWRRPIYFIKLGLDAELNEWLRTYLVDEGLVFKLVPDSSTKTNIEAVEDHIRKYNLEGYDNNSVHLEDASLDIGNFYYGIFLDLINDKLRKHEINNAKKYYNEMIDKLPVERLRPDKEVLKEINEIKVQLCSH